In one window of Rhodopseudomonas palustris HaA2 DNA:
- a CDS encoding MFS transporter, which yields MSTAHIVESGPVSTGGIGPRPLFAVGAVLLGSFLSNFDSRLFAIALPDLRGAQSLSFDQGAWLSTAATASQIFIAPAVAWMATAFGLRRVLGLPSLAYAVVSLLIPLVHSYELMMALSVVHGLLLGIFVPATLLIIFRNLPLRWWLPAISIYAIRVGFSLNFGISVVGFYVDQIGWQWLYWQDALIAPLLGLFVYLGTPAEPVNAPLVKQADWGGMLLLGSGMALIFAGLDQGNRLDWLGSGTVVACLGCGAALVAGFFVNERVVAQPWAHANVLFSRNIGFALLIILLFSLTSLSNSLLAPDFLASVAGLRPEQSGQLFLVYAVLPMLLWVPLSVWLIRRIDVRLVLIAGLAAFCAAGLLGTRLTHAWALGDFVPMVLLQSFGQAFTLLPIVIITLSNSDPQRATAFAAYIQVARLGGAELSVSLMTTWLRVREQSYSNLLGLHVAKGDPLVSGVLSDLTRHFDGAGSGEAQSRAITTLAQIVQREANTLSFIDGFWLAAWFGVAALLCAACIRAAPPGPFTPKGG from the coding sequence ATGTCGACAGCGCACATCGTTGAAAGCGGCCCGGTCTCGACCGGCGGCATCGGTCCGCGGCCGCTGTTCGCGGTCGGCGCGGTGCTGCTGGGCTCGTTCCTGTCGAATTTCGACAGCCGGCTGTTCGCGATCGCGCTGCCGGATCTGCGGGGCGCGCAGTCGCTGAGCTTCGATCAGGGCGCCTGGCTGAGCACCGCCGCCACCGCGTCGCAGATCTTCATTGCGCCGGCGGTCGCCTGGATGGCGACTGCGTTCGGCCTGCGCCGTGTGCTCGGCCTTCCCAGTCTGGCCTATGCGGTCGTGTCGCTGCTGATCCCGCTGGTGCACAGCTATGAGCTGATGATGGCGCTGAGCGTCGTCCACGGTCTTCTGCTCGGCATCTTCGTTCCGGCGACGCTGCTGATCATCTTTCGCAATCTGCCGTTGCGCTGGTGGCTTCCGGCGATTTCGATCTACGCGATCCGCGTCGGCTTCAGCCTGAATTTCGGCATCTCGGTGGTCGGGTTCTATGTCGATCAGATCGGCTGGCAATGGCTGTATTGGCAGGACGCGCTGATCGCGCCGCTGCTCGGCCTGTTCGTCTATCTCGGGACGCCGGCCGAACCGGTGAATGCGCCGCTGGTGAAGCAGGCCGATTGGGGCGGCATGCTGCTGCTGGGCTCCGGCATGGCGCTGATCTTTGCAGGGCTGGATCAGGGCAACCGGCTGGACTGGCTGGGTTCGGGAACAGTGGTGGCTTGCCTCGGCTGCGGCGCCGCGCTGGTCGCAGGCTTCTTCGTCAATGAGCGCGTCGTCGCCCAGCCCTGGGCGCATGCCAATGTGCTGTTCTCGCGCAATATCGGCTTCGCGCTGCTGATCATCCTGCTGTTCTCGCTGACCAGTCTGTCGAACTCGCTGCTCGCGCCGGATTTCCTGGCGAGCGTTGCGGGATTGCGGCCGGAGCAATCGGGGCAATTGTTTCTGGTCTATGCGGTGCTGCCGATGCTGCTGTGGGTGCCGCTGTCGGTCTGGCTGATCCGCCGGATCGATGTCCGGCTGGTGCTGATCGCCGGGCTGGCGGCGTTCTGTGCGGCCGGCCTGCTCGGCACCCGGCTCACCCACGCCTGGGCGCTCGGCGATTTCGTCCCGATGGTGCTGCTGCAATCCTTCGGCCAGGCTTTCACGCTACTGCCGATCGTGATCATCACGCTGTCCAATTCCGATCCGCAGCGCGCCACAGCGTTCGCGGCCTATATTCAGGTCGCCCGGCTCGGTGGCGCCGAACTCAGCGTGTCGCTGATGACGACATGGCTGAGGGTGCGCGAACAATCGTATTCCAACCTGCTGGGGCTGCATGTCGCCAAGGGCGATCCGCTCGTCAGCGGCGTCCTGTCCGACCTCACTCGGCATTTCGACGGCGCCGGCTCGGGCGAGGCGCAGTCGCGGGCGATCACGACACTGGCGCAGATCGTCCAGCGCGAGGCGAATACGCTGTCGTTCATCGATGGGTTCTGGCTCGCGGCCTGGTTCGGCGTCGCCGCGCTGCTGTGTGCGGCCTGCATCCGCGCCGCGCCGCCCGGACCATTCACCCCGAAAGGCGGTTGA
- a CDS encoding UBP-type zinc finger domain-containing protein, with protein sequence MSKGCTHIAGIRDVTPSALGCEECLKIGSIWVHLRICRTCGHVGCCDESPHKHATRHFHATQHPIIEGYDPPEGWGWCYVDQVMFDLSDRMTPHNGPIPRYY encoded by the coding sequence ATGTCGAAAGGTTGTACGCATATCGCGGGAATTCGCGACGTCACCCCCAGCGCACTCGGTTGCGAGGAATGCCTGAAGATCGGCAGCATCTGGGTGCATCTGCGGATCTGTCGGACCTGCGGTCATGTCGGGTGTTGCGACGAGTCGCCACACAAGCATGCCACCCGGCATTTTCACGCCACCCAGCATCCAATCATCGAAGGCTACGATCCGCCGGAGGGCTGGGGCTGGTGTTATGTCGACCAAGTGATGTTCGATCTCTCGGACCGGATGACGCCACACAACGGGCCGATCCCGCGCTACTACTGA
- a CDS encoding helix-turn-helix domain-containing protein, whose product MQIAGERVCARHAAGVSSASSMGRCQQPDEVWSGHLRNRERSNFDLKKMAALIRALTAEGGATPGIVSGLRPPAASGGETVLNFRDRSEGRPGPGDPPCTDDDPLVIRLSEALAAAECDSSEFADLYADAIRVVTAVRKLSMQPPAALIEDRKPTGGAVLPKWRLKLVANYVSEHLAEKVTLADMAAAARLSRMHFAALFLRATGLRPHEYLLKRRIAAAQELLQTGDLPIVQVAMQVGFQTQAHFTTVFKRITGHTPAKWRQTMRPHD is encoded by the coding sequence TTGCAGATCGCCGGCGAACGAGTCTGTGCGCGCCATGCGGCCGGCGTATCTTCCGCGAGTTCGATGGGGCGATGTCAGCAGCCGGACGAGGTCTGGTCCGGGCACTTGCGGAACCGCGAGCGATCGAATTTCGATTTGAAGAAAATGGCCGCGTTGATTCGGGCCCTCACCGCCGAAGGTGGTGCGACGCCCGGAATCGTGAGCGGCTTGCGGCCGCCGGCCGCGAGCGGCGGCGAGACGGTGCTGAATTTCCGCGATCGGAGTGAAGGCCGTCCGGGCCCGGGTGATCCGCCCTGTACGGATGACGACCCATTAGTGATCCGGCTGTCGGAAGCATTGGCGGCCGCCGAGTGCGATTCGTCGGAATTCGCCGACCTCTACGCCGATGCGATCCGCGTCGTCACGGCCGTGCGGAAGCTGAGCATGCAGCCGCCGGCCGCGCTAATCGAGGACCGGAAGCCGACCGGCGGCGCGGTGTTGCCGAAGTGGCGGCTGAAGCTGGTCGCCAATTATGTCTCCGAGCATCTCGCGGAGAAGGTGACGCTGGCCGACATGGCGGCGGCGGCGCGGTTGAGCCGGATGCATTTCGCCGCACTGTTCCTGCGCGCGACCGGGCTGCGGCCTCATGAATATCTGCTGAAGCGGCGCATCGCCGCGGCGCAGGAGCTGCTGCAGACGGGCGATCTGCCGATCGTCCAGGTCGCCATGCAGGTCGGATTCCAGACCCAGGCGCACTTCACCACCGTGTTCAAGAGGATCACGGGCCACACCCCGGCGAAGTGGCGACAGACGATGCGGCCACACGACTGA
- a CDS encoding response regulator transcription factor has protein sequence MSKSPNLSQSPLICVVDDDEDVRSSLSSLLRSIGYAVKTFAGPLDFLASDAVDAASCLILDIQLGEADGLEFQQELVTSDASIPIILISGHGDIPKTVRAMKAGAVNFLPKPFEEEALLAAVAEAVSRDQRRRNDAHRDESIRLRYEQLTPREREVMALVAAGLMNKQIAWRLSLSEITVKIHRGNMIRKMQVKSVAELVRLADQLGVRAAPETHPDATPSRQGNPPL, from the coding sequence ATGAGCAAATCTCCGAACCTCTCGCAATCGCCGCTGATCTGCGTTGTCGACGACGATGAGGATGTCCGTAGTTCGCTCAGCAGCCTGCTACGGTCGATCGGTTATGCGGTGAAGACATTCGCTGGGCCGCTGGATTTTCTCGCCTCGGACGCGGTCGATGCCGCTTCCTGTCTGATTCTCGATATTCAGCTCGGGGAAGCCGACGGACTTGAATTCCAGCAGGAATTGGTCACGAGCGACGCATCGATCCCAATCATCCTGATCTCCGGACACGGCGATATCCCGAAGACGGTGCGCGCGATGAAAGCGGGCGCCGTCAATTTTCTACCCAAACCGTTCGAGGAAGAAGCCCTTCTTGCCGCTGTGGCAGAAGCTGTTTCCCGCGACCAGCGTCGACGCAACGATGCGCATCGCGATGAGAGCATCCGCCTGCGCTACGAACAGCTCACGCCGCGTGAACGCGAGGTGATGGCACTGGTCGCAGCCGGGCTGATGAACAAGCAGATCGCCTGGCGGCTGTCGCTCAGCGAAATCACCGTCAAGATTCATCGTGGCAACATGATCCGGAAGATGCAGGTGAAATCCGTTGCCGAGCTGGTTCGTCTTGCCGATCAGCTCGGCGTCCGTGCGGCCCCTGAGACGCATCCCGATGCAACGCCGAGCCGGCAGGGAAATCCACCGCTTTAG
- a CDS encoding response regulator transcription factor — MDDDEDVRESISSFFRSVGLHVEGFAAAETFLASPSLPDTDCLITDLHMPGMDGLGLHRELLRRGVNIPVIMMTAYSTPEARAEASDLGAAGFVDKPVDPEILLHDVEAILRAARHRRVPSDRSGPKS, encoded by the coding sequence GTGGACGACGACGAAGACGTTCGTGAGAGCATCTCGAGCTTCTTTCGTTCGGTCGGGCTGCATGTCGAGGGCTTCGCCGCGGCCGAGACCTTCCTGGCCTCGCCCTCGCTCCCCGACACCGATTGCCTCATTACGGATCTGCACATGCCCGGAATGGACGGGCTCGGACTGCACCGCGAGCTCCTGCGGCGCGGCGTCAATATCCCGGTGATCATGATGACGGCCTACTCCACCCCGGAGGCACGCGCCGAGGCCAGCGACCTCGGCGCCGCCGGCTTCGTCGATAAACCGGTCGATCCGGAAATCCTTCTGCACGACGTCGAGGCGATCCTGCGGGCCGCACGGCATCGCCGCGTCCCGTCCGACCGATCAGGTCCAAAGTCATGA
- a CDS encoding PAS domain-containing sensor histidine kinase — MTTIDQRRRQVVILAAFISLLLIFAADALSPIDGAVAVLYTGVVLMVAPLGRRFILAAGYISAVLTATAFLWGHANDLVSGALLRFAVSLVAILITVLLSLRDRSARVTLAEQGRILELSHDTVVIRDPSGVVRYWNEGAARLYGWTRGEAIGRQCDDLLQGIVPVEEINQSLRRTGAWSGEIVRTRRDGTPLVLATRWLQRRDPEGRPIGVIETSADLTERRRAQAEQRRSEHRFSTIFNSGGFAALECDLSGAMRLVLAAGTGEELAPAVRAYPQLLDKAADEIRIYNANTAALVMFEAETTADLSSGKVLRGSKQDTGWALETIFTQLAAGAMLVETEARFATLSGQPIDAVLRLSVLPDGVDWSRVLLMAFDVTERNRARAKIEQTSVELAHAGRVSVLGQLAASIAHEVNQPLAAIINYGKSGKRWLTRAEPDLVEVADCLDKIVSNGNRAADVVGRVRSLARKSAPQAGPVDLAALVQDAAALLARETRSAGTAIRIDQNGRLPQVECDRVQVQQVVVNLMMNALQATRGAGSSSEIRVSLDGTADDAIVVAVRDSGTGIAGDPHRIFDPFFSTKPDGMGLGLSICKTIIEAQGGSISASNNVGPGATVAFTLPRKASAEAAGARRLIS, encoded by the coding sequence GTGACGACGATCGACCAAAGGAGGCGGCAGGTCGTAATCCTGGCGGCCTTCATTTCCTTGCTGCTGATTTTCGCTGCTGATGCGCTGAGCCCGATCGACGGCGCGGTGGCCGTTCTCTACACCGGTGTCGTGCTGATGGTCGCGCCGCTGGGGCGCCGGTTCATCCTCGCGGCCGGCTACATCTCGGCCGTGCTGACGGCGACCGCCTTCCTGTGGGGACATGCGAACGATCTGGTCAGCGGCGCCCTGCTGCGTTTCGCGGTCAGTCTGGTCGCCATCCTGATCACCGTCCTGCTGTCGTTGCGCGATCGTTCGGCGCGCGTCACCCTCGCCGAGCAGGGGAGGATCCTCGAACTCTCGCACGACACCGTGGTGATCCGTGATCCATCCGGCGTCGTGCGCTATTGGAACGAGGGCGCGGCACGGCTGTACGGCTGGACCCGGGGGGAAGCCATCGGCCGGCAATGCGACGACCTGCTGCAGGGAATTGTGCCGGTCGAGGAGATCAATCAGTCGCTGCGACGGACCGGCGCCTGGTCCGGCGAAATCGTCCGCACCCGACGCGACGGGACACCGCTCGTCCTGGCGACGCGATGGCTGCAACGACGCGATCCGGAAGGACGCCCGATCGGCGTCATCGAGACCAGTGCGGACCTGACCGAACGTCGCCGTGCCCAGGCCGAGCAGCGGCGTTCGGAACATCGCTTCAGCACCATCTTCAACTCTGGCGGTTTTGCCGCTCTGGAATGCGACCTCAGCGGCGCGATGCGCCTGGTCTTGGCCGCCGGAACAGGTGAGGAGCTTGCACCGGCGGTGCGCGCCTATCCGCAGCTACTCGACAAGGCGGCGGATGAGATCAGAATCTACAACGCCAACACGGCCGCCCTGGTGATGTTCGAAGCGGAGACCACGGCCGATCTCTCTTCGGGCAAAGTGTTGCGCGGTTCGAAGCAGGACACCGGGTGGGCATTGGAGACCATTTTTACGCAACTGGCCGCCGGCGCAATGCTGGTCGAAACCGAAGCCCGGTTCGCGACGCTGAGCGGCCAACCCATCGACGCGGTTCTGCGCCTGTCGGTGCTCCCCGACGGGGTTGATTGGTCGCGCGTGTTGCTGATGGCGTTCGACGTGACCGAGCGCAACCGAGCCCGGGCCAAGATCGAACAAACCTCCGTAGAACTGGCGCATGCCGGCCGCGTCTCGGTGCTCGGCCAGCTCGCCGCCTCGATCGCGCACGAAGTCAATCAGCCGCTGGCGGCCATCATCAACTACGGAAAATCCGGCAAGCGCTGGCTGACGCGCGCGGAACCCGATTTGGTCGAGGTCGCCGACTGCCTGGACAAGATCGTCTCGAACGGCAACCGCGCCGCAGATGTCGTCGGCAGGGTCCGCTCCCTCGCGAGGAAGTCGGCCCCACAGGCCGGTCCGGTGGATCTTGCCGCTCTGGTCCAGGACGCGGCGGCTCTGCTGGCCCGGGAGACCCGCAGTGCGGGGACAGCGATCCGGATCGATCAGAATGGACGGCTGCCTCAGGTCGAATGTGACCGCGTGCAAGTCCAGCAGGTCGTCGTCAATCTGATGATGAACGCGCTGCAAGCGACACGCGGCGCCGGTAGCAGCAGCGAAATCCGTGTCAGTCTGGACGGAACGGCCGACGACGCCATCGTCGTCGCGGTGCGGGACTCCGGAACCGGCATCGCTGGGGATCCGCACCGGATTTTCGATCCGTTCTTCTCGACAAAGCCGGACGGCATGGGCCTCGGATTATCGATCTGCAAGACCATCATCGAGGCACAAGGCGGCTCCATCTCCGCATCCAACAACGTGGGCCCAGGCGCCACCGTTGCCTTCACCCTGCCGCGCAAGGCTTCGGCCGAAGCGGCGGGCGCGCGTCGTCTCATATCTTGA
- a CDS encoding GAF domain-containing sensor histidine kinase: MPLSLSDSFDLAAVVKTSEAVSSELGVPRLMETLMTLVLEHAGAQRGLLILPQQADLTIRTEASTGDDGIQVKLRDDIATEDDLPTSLVNLAARTGEAITVDDAQSSPFGDDPYIARMKSRSLLCLPLMKRNKLLAIIFLENDLATGVFTPMKLSVLKLLSSQAAISLKNALLEEKDALVEALQKSQSELMRMSRLTAIGELVISIAHEINQPLTAIITNADVYLRWLGNEQPSIVEAESAARRVIENGRRAAEVVQTIRGLAVKSVPKMLPVDVNAVVQEILSIVQSELRQHTIHLETRLADGAGVVIGNKVQLQQVLLNLTMDAIESMAAIEGRRLLTVTTASGDADSIVVTLEDNGLGFHEGRIEQLFEALVTTKPQGMGMGLSISRSIVEAHGGRLWARSIKPHGARFQFSLPRSAEADAAAM; encoded by the coding sequence GTGCCGCTCAGCCTCTCCGACAGTTTCGATCTGGCCGCCGTGGTAAAAACCTCTGAGGCGGTCTCGAGCGAACTGGGCGTTCCGCGCCTGATGGAAACGCTGATGACGCTGGTGCTGGAACATGCTGGCGCGCAGCGCGGCCTGCTGATCCTCCCGCAGCAGGCCGATTTGACGATCCGCACCGAGGCGAGCACCGGCGACGACGGCATTCAAGTCAAGCTGCGCGACGACATCGCCACCGAAGACGATCTGCCGACCTCGCTGGTGAACCTGGCCGCGCGAACGGGTGAAGCGATTACGGTCGACGACGCCCAATCCAGCCCGTTCGGGGACGATCCGTATATCGCACGGATGAAGTCACGCTCGCTGCTGTGCCTACCGCTGATGAAGCGCAACAAGTTGCTCGCGATCATCTTCCTCGAGAACGATCTCGCCACGGGCGTGTTCACGCCGATGAAGTTATCGGTTCTGAAGTTGCTGTCGTCGCAGGCGGCGATCTCCCTCAAGAACGCCCTCCTGGAAGAAAAGGACGCACTGGTCGAGGCGTTGCAAAAATCGCAATCCGAGCTGATGCGGATGTCTCGCCTGACTGCAATCGGCGAACTGGTGATTTCGATCGCGCACGAGATCAACCAGCCGCTGACGGCGATCATCACCAATGCCGACGTGTACCTGCGCTGGCTGGGCAACGAGCAACCGTCGATCGTCGAGGCCGAGAGCGCCGCTCGCCGCGTCATCGAGAACGGCCGACGCGCCGCAGAGGTGGTGCAGACGATCCGCGGCCTGGCGGTCAAGTCCGTGCCGAAGATGTTGCCAGTCGACGTCAACGCCGTCGTCCAGGAAATCCTTTCGATCGTTCAGAGCGAATTGCGTCAACATACGATCCACCTCGAAACCAGACTGGCGGACGGTGCCGGCGTCGTCATCGGCAACAAGGTACAGCTGCAGCAGGTGCTACTCAATTTGACCATGGACGCGATCGAGTCCATGGCCGCGATCGAGGGCCGCCGGCTGCTGACGGTGACCACCGCGTCGGGTGACGCCGACAGTATTGTCGTCACCCTCGAGGACAACGGCCTCGGTTTCCACGAAGGCCGCATCGAGCAGCTGTTCGAAGCGCTGGTGACGACCAAGCCCCAGGGCATGGGCATGGGACTGTCGATTAGCCGATCGATCGTGGAAGCGCATGGAGGGCGGCTATGGGCGAGATCGATCAAGCCGCACGGGGCACGCTTTCAGTTTTCCCTTCCGCGTTCGGCGGAGGCCGACGCGGCGGCCATGTAG
- a CDS encoding DUF2130 domain-containing protein has product MTELTIICPNCATSVPLTESLAAPLLKDTQSKYERLIAQKDKDIAGREAALEAQRADLDNAKAAVGQQVAERIAVERTRIAAEEAAKAKRLAADDLDAKARQLAELTEAMQQKDVKLAEAQRAQAAFLQKQRQLEDEKRELDLTIEKRVQASLESVRSKAKQDAEEGLRLKVAEKEETIATMQRQIDKLKSEQGSQQLQGEVMELELEASLRARFPQDSIEPVPKGEFGGDVLHRVVNAANQPCGTILWESKRTKNWTDGWLTKLRDDQRKAKAELALIVSNALPKGVHSFDHIDGVWVAEARCAIPVAIALRQSLIELAAARQAGEGQQTKTELVYHYLTGPRFRQRVEAIVEKFTEMQSDLDKERRSMMRMWAKREAQIRGVLEATAGMYGDLQGIAGKALGEIDGMALPMLEDFSDDEADQAA; this is encoded by the coding sequence ATGACCGAGCTGACCATCATTTGCCCGAACTGCGCCACCAGCGTCCCGCTGACGGAATCGCTGGCGGCGCCGCTGCTCAAGGATACGCAGAGCAAATACGAGCGGCTGATCGCGCAGAAGGACAAGGACATCGCCGGCCGCGAGGCCGCGCTGGAGGCGCAGCGGGCCGATCTCGACAACGCGAAAGCCGCCGTCGGCCAGCAGGTCGCCGAGCGGATCGCGGTCGAGCGCACCCGGATCGCCGCCGAGGAAGCCGCCAAAGCGAAGCGGCTCGCGGCCGACGACCTCGACGCCAAGGCGCGGCAACTCGCCGAACTCACCGAGGCGATGCAGCAGAAGGACGTCAAGCTCGCCGAAGCGCAGCGGGCGCAGGCGGCGTTCCTGCAGAAGCAGCGCCAGCTCGAAGACGAGAAGCGCGAGCTCGACCTCACCATCGAAAAGCGCGTGCAGGCGTCGCTGGAGAGCGTGCGCAGCAAGGCCAAACAGGATGCCGAAGAGGGGCTGCGGCTCAAGGTCGCCGAGAAGGAAGAAACCATCGCGACGATGCAGCGGCAGATCGACAAGCTGAAATCCGAGCAGGGCTCGCAGCAATTGCAGGGCGAGGTGATGGAGCTCGAGCTCGAAGCCTCGCTGCGCGCACGCTTCCCGCAGGATTCGATCGAGCCGGTGCCGAAGGGCGAGTTCGGCGGCGACGTGCTGCACCGCGTGGTCAACGCCGCCAATCAGCCCTGCGGCACGATCCTGTGGGAATCCAAGCGCACCAAGAACTGGACCGACGGCTGGCTGACCAAGCTGCGCGACGACCAGCGCAAGGCCAAGGCCGAGCTGGCGCTGATCGTCTCCAACGCGCTGCCGAAGGGCGTGCACAGCTTCGATCACATCGACGGCGTCTGGGTCGCCGAGGCGCGCTGCGCGATCCCGGTCGCGATCGCGCTGCGACAGTCGCTGATCGAGCTCGCCGCCGCGCGCCAGGCCGGCGAAGGCCAGCAGACCAAGACCGAGCTGGTGTATCACTATCTCACCGGGCCGCGGTTCCGGCAGCGGGTCGAGGCGATCGTCGAGAAATTCACCGAGATGCAGTCCGACCTCGACAAGGAACGCCGCTCGATGATGCGGATGTGGGCGAAGCGCGAGGCGCAGATCCGCGGCGTGCTGGAAGCGACCGCCGGGATGTATGGCGACCTGCAGGGCATCGCCGGCAAGGCGCTGGGCGAGATCGACGGCATGGCGCTGCCGATGCTGGAGGATTTCAGCGACGACGAGGCCGATCAGGCGGCGTGA
- a CDS encoding acyl-CoA dehydrogenase family protein: protein MDFALTDQQQAIRDAVAKICADFDDAYWLRKDREGGFPHDFHKALADAGWLGICVPEAYGGSGLGITEAAIMMRAISESGAGMSGASAVHINVFGLNPVVVFGTEEQRRRMLPPMVEGREKACFAVTEPNTGLNTTQLKTRAVRKGDRYIVNGQKVWISTAQVAHKILLLARTTPLEDVKSPTHGLSLFYTDLDRRKVEIHEIDKMGRKIVDSNELFFADYEIPVEDRIGEEGSGFQYILEGMNPERILIAAEAVGLGKLALSRASDYAKSRIVFNRPIGQNQGIQHPLAKNWVELEAAWLMVMSAAWQYDKGMPCGAAANAAKYLAGEAGFSACEQAVMTHGGFGYAKEYHVERYLREVLIPRIAPVSPQLALSFIAEKVLGLAKSY, encoded by the coding sequence ATGGACTTCGCCCTCACCGATCAGCAGCAAGCCATCCGCGACGCGGTGGCGAAGATCTGCGCCGATTTCGACGATGCTTATTGGTTGCGGAAGGATCGCGAGGGTGGCTTCCCGCACGACTTCCACAAAGCTTTGGCGGACGCCGGCTGGCTCGGCATCTGCGTGCCTGAAGCGTATGGCGGCTCCGGCCTCGGCATCACCGAGGCCGCGATCATGATGCGGGCGATCTCCGAATCCGGCGCCGGCATGTCGGGCGCCTCGGCGGTGCATATCAATGTGTTCGGGCTCAACCCGGTCGTGGTGTTCGGCACCGAAGAGCAGCGCCGTCGGATGCTGCCGCCGATGGTGGAAGGGCGCGAGAAGGCGTGCTTCGCGGTGACCGAGCCGAACACCGGGCTCAACACCACCCAGCTCAAGACCCGCGCTGTGAGGAAAGGCGATCGCTACATCGTCAACGGCCAGAAGGTCTGGATCTCGACCGCGCAGGTCGCGCATAAAATCTTGCTACTTGCGCGCACCACTCCGCTGGAGGACGTCAAGTCGCCGACCCACGGGCTCAGCCTGTTCTACACCGATCTCGATCGCCGCAAGGTCGAAATCCACGAGATCGACAAGATGGGCCGCAAGATCGTCGACTCCAACGAATTGTTCTTCGCCGACTACGAGATCCCGGTCGAGGACCGGATCGGCGAGGAAGGAAGCGGCTTCCAGTACATTCTCGAAGGCATGAACCCGGAGCGCATCCTGATCGCGGCCGAAGCCGTCGGGCTCGGAAAGCTGGCGCTGTCGCGGGCGTCGGACTACGCCAAGTCGCGGATCGTGTTCAATCGCCCGATCGGCCAGAACCAGGGGATCCAGCATCCCCTGGCGAAGAACTGGGTCGAGCTGGAAGCCGCATGGCTGATGGTGATGTCGGCGGCGTGGCAATACGACAAGGGGATGCCGTGCGGCGCCGCCGCCAATGCGGCGAAATATCTCGCCGGCGAAGCGGGCTTTTCGGCCTGCGAGCAGGCGGTGATGACGCATGGCGGCTTCGGCTACGCCAAGGAATATCACGTCGAGCGTTATCTGCGCGAAGTGCTGATCCCGCGCATCGCGCCGGTCAGCCCGCAGCTGGCGCTCTCCTTCATCGCCGAGAAGGTGCTGGGGCTGGCGAAGTCGTACTGA
- a CDS encoding GMP reductase, translating to MHIDLNPKLDFRDVLIRPKRSVLSSRFEANISRSFRFRHSSQAWTGFPLIASNMDTVGTIEMAEAFRPFGALVALHKFYDPERLAQYLDRHENPNVFLTVGTGAADWERLAAVKAQTRVPMLNIDVANGYTENFVRAVGKLRDENPDAIIMAGTVVTAEMTEALVIAGADIVRVGIGSGSVCTTRDLTGVGYPQLSAVIECADAAHGLKGHVCSDGGCTVPGDIAKAYGGGADFVMLGGMLAGHAECGGELQYVEEDGRQVPKSMTFYGMSSETAMNKYHGGVADYRAAEGKTVAVPYRGEVRATVETIAGGLRSAMTYMGAENLKEVPKRTTFILVNAQRNTVFDR from the coding sequence GTGCATATCGACCTCAATCCGAAGCTGGACTTCCGCGACGTTCTGATCCGGCCGAAGCGCTCCGTGCTGTCGTCGCGGTTCGAAGCCAATATCAGCCGCAGCTTCCGGTTTCGCCATTCCAGCCAGGCGTGGACCGGCTTCCCGCTGATCGCCTCCAACATGGATACGGTCGGGACCATCGAGATGGCCGAAGCGTTCCGGCCGTTCGGGGCGCTGGTCGCGCTGCACAAGTTCTACGATCCGGAGCGGCTCGCTCAGTATCTCGATCGCCATGAGAATCCCAACGTGTTTCTCACTGTCGGCACCGGCGCCGCCGACTGGGAGCGGCTCGCCGCTGTCAAGGCGCAGACCCGGGTGCCGATGCTGAACATCGACGTCGCCAACGGCTACACCGAGAATTTCGTCCGGGCGGTGGGGAAGCTGCGCGACGAGAATCCCGACGCGATCATCATGGCCGGCACGGTGGTGACGGCGGAGATGACCGAGGCGCTGGTGATCGCCGGCGCCGACATCGTCCGCGTCGGCATCGGCTCGGGCTCGGTGTGTACCACGCGCGATCTCACCGGCGTCGGCTATCCGCAGCTCTCGGCCGTGATCGAATGCGCCGACGCCGCGCACGGCCTCAAGGGCCACGTCTGCTCCGACGGCGGCTGCACCGTGCCGGGCGACATCGCCAAGGCGTATGGCGGCGGCGCCGATTTCGTGATGCTCGGCGGCATGCTCGCGGGCCACGCCGAATGCGGCGGCGAGCTGCAATATGTCGAGGAGGACGGCCGGCAGGTGCCGAAGAGCATGACGTTCTACGGCATGTCGTCCGAAACCGCGATGAACAAGTATCACGGCGGCGTCGCCGATTATCGCGCAGCGGAAGGCAAGACCGTCGCGGTGCCGTATCGTGGCGAGGTGCGGGCGACGGTGGAGACCATCGCGGGCGGGCTGCGCTCGGCGATGACCTATATGGGCGCGGAGAATCTCAAGGAGGTGCCGAAGCGGACCACCTTCATCCTGGTCAACGCCCAGCGCAACACCGTGTTCGATCGCTGA